In Niallia sp. FSL W8-0635, one genomic interval encodes:
- a CDS encoding sulfurtransferase TusA family protein, with translation MNIDKLLDAKGLACPMPIVKTKKAINELIAGQVLEIHTTDKGAKNDLTAWAKSGGHELLKYEEANDVLKFWIKKG, from the coding sequence ATGAATATAGATAAATTGTTAGATGCAAAAGGATTAGCATGTCCAATGCCAATTGTAAAAACAAAGAAGGCAATAAATGAATTAATTGCTGGTCAAGTATTAGAAATTCATACTACTGATAAAGGTGCAAAGAACGATCTCACTGCTTGGGCAAAATCGGGTGGACATGAGCTACTAAAATATGAAGAAGCGAATGATGTATTAAAGTTTTGGATTAAAAAAGGTTAA
- the cydD gene encoding thiol reductant ABC exporter subunit CydD, protein MHKKKVYFLMGLTLILGIAIIAQAYVMTSIVDGVFLKNQTFSAVIPWLIALLFILFVRSSMDYISKRIGVSIASDVKGNTRKKLLKKYVSNSVQLAEKGQTGEKVSMLLDGVDEMDSFYSQFIPQVMQSIFVPILMLIVISTQHMNSGIILMVSAPFIPIYMIVIGIKTQKKSEEKLEKLASFSAKFLETLQGLVTIKLFAQTIRQKEELEKSSLSFRDTTLEILKIAFTQSFAIELISMLSIGIVALELAIQIIIYESLSFFTAFLILILVPEFYSSLKELGVTFHNGRSSMGAAKKVLEVFDEEDEPTIWGEQIFPEWEVPPTIQLNQVNFTYANTNFQLESVTASFLPKQKIAIVGASGAGKTTLLHLIAGMITPKKGAIYINQEELTKYTEFSWLEKISYISQNPYIFSGTIAENIAMGTTEEVGMEAIKAAAQLAGIALLIESLENGFETRIGEVGRGLSSGEKQRVSIARAFLKKPHIVLLDEPTRGLDLATEKILQQSIQKLNETATVITVAHRLHTIKNADQILFLENGKLLAVGTHESLLKISPAYKELVMIQKRRSQK, encoded by the coding sequence ATGCATAAGAAGAAGGTTTATTTTTTAATGGGTCTCACATTGATCCTTGGCATCGCAATTATTGCACAGGCTTACGTGATGACAAGCATTGTCGATGGTGTTTTTCTAAAAAATCAAACATTTTCAGCAGTTATACCGTGGCTGATAGCGTTACTCTTCATTCTATTTGTAAGGTCCAGTATGGATTATATAAGTAAACGGATTGGTGTTTCGATTGCAAGCGATGTCAAGGGGAATACGCGTAAGAAGTTATTAAAAAAGTATGTTTCTAATTCTGTCCAACTAGCTGAAAAAGGTCAGACTGGAGAAAAAGTAAGTATGCTACTTGATGGTGTGGATGAGATGGATAGTTTTTATAGTCAGTTTATCCCTCAGGTTATGCAAAGTATATTTGTGCCGATTTTAATGCTTATTGTTATTTCCACACAGCATATGAATTCAGGCATTATTTTAATGGTCTCTGCCCCATTTATTCCTATTTATATGATAGTCATTGGTATCAAAACACAAAAAAAATCAGAGGAGAAGTTGGAGAAATTAGCTTCTTTTTCTGCTAAATTTTTAGAAACTTTACAAGGGTTAGTAACTATAAAGCTATTTGCACAAACAATTCGACAAAAAGAAGAATTAGAAAAAAGTAGCTTAAGCTTCCGCGATACTACGCTAGAAATATTGAAGATTGCATTTACACAATCTTTTGCCATTGAACTTATATCGATGTTGAGTATTGGGATAGTAGCACTAGAACTTGCTATTCAAATAATTATATATGAAAGTCTCTCCTTTTTTACTGCATTTTTGATTTTAATATTGGTTCCGGAATTTTATAGTTCATTAAAAGAACTTGGAGTAACGTTTCATAATGGTAGAAGCAGCATGGGAGCAGCTAAAAAAGTATTAGAAGTATTTGACGAAGAAGATGAACCTACTATATGGGGGGAACAAATTTTTCCAGAGTGGGAAGTGCCACCAACCATTCAGCTCAATCAAGTGAATTTCACTTACGCAAATACTAACTTTCAATTAGAATCTGTGACAGCTTCTTTTTTACCTAAGCAAAAAATTGCCATTGTTGGCGCTAGTGGAGCAGGAAAGACAACCTTACTTCATTTAATAGCAGGTATGATTACTCCTAAGAAGGGAGCGATTTACATTAATCAAGAAGAGCTCACAAAGTATACAGAATTCTCTTGGTTAGAGAAAATTTCTTATATATCGCAAAACCCTTATATTTTTTCAGGAACGATAGCTGAAAATATTGCGATGGGAACTACAGAAGAAGTTGGCATGGAAGCAATTAAAGCTGCAGCACAATTAGCAGGAATCGCTTTATTGATTGAATCATTAGAAAATGGGTTTGAAACTAGAATTGGTGAAGTTGGAAGGGGGCTTTCTAGCGGTGAAAAGCAAAGAGTATCCATTGCACGTGCTTTTCTAAAAAAACCTCATATTGTATTGTTGGATGAACCAACACGTGGGCTGGATTTAGCTACTGAAAAAATCTTACAACAATCAATCCAAAAATTAAATGAGACAGCAACGGTTATTACCGTTGCGCATCGTTTACATACGATAAAAAATGCTGACCAAATTCTTTTTTTAGAAAATGGAAAGCTACTAGCTGTTGGCACACACGAATCATTATTAAAAATTTCACCCGCATATAAGGAGTTAGTAATGATCCAAAAAAGGAGGAGTCAAAAGTGA
- a CDS encoding DsrE/DsrF/DrsH-like family protein, translating to MTEKKKTTIVLFSGDYDKAMAAYIIANGAAAYDHEVTIFHTFWGLNALRKDADIQVKKGFMEKMFGRMMPKGADKMGLSKMNFAGFGPKMIKNVIKKHNAMPLPDLIEMAREQDIKLVACTMTMDLLGLQKEELLDNIEYAGVAAYLGDAEDGNVNLFI from the coding sequence ATGACAGAAAAGAAAAAAACAACAATTGTATTATTTAGTGGCGATTATGATAAAGCAATGGCAGCTTATATCATTGCGAACGGGGCAGCGGCGTATGATCATGAAGTAACCATTTTTCACACGTTTTGGGGACTAAATGCCTTGCGAAAAGATGCAGATATTCAAGTGAAAAAAGGCTTCATGGAAAAAATGTTTGGCAGAATGATGCCAAAAGGTGCAGATAAAATGGGGCTGTCAAAAATGAACTTTGCTGGTTTTGGTCCTAAAATGATTAAAAATGTGATTAAAAAACACAATGCAATGCCACTTCCAGATTTAATCGAAATGGCAAGAGAACAAGATATAAAGCTTGTTGCCTGTACGATGACAATGGATTTATTAGGACTTCAAAAAGAAGAACTGTTGGATAATATTGAATATGCAGGTGTTGCTGCTTATTTGGGTGATGCAGAAGATGGAAATGTAAACCTATTTATCTAA
- a CDS encoding rhodanese-like domain-containing protein: MEYLNYIIIGLLLIFIIRRFIPTKGVRQITALELRDELEDKNKQFIDVRTPGEYRVNNIKGFKNIPLQQIMQKAEKEISKDKEVIVICQSGMRSQNAIKMLKKLGYTKVTNVKGGMNAWRS, encoded by the coding sequence TTGGAATATCTAAATTATATAATAATTGGGCTACTGTTAATTTTTATCATCAGACGATTCATTCCTACAAAAGGTGTAAGACAGATTACAGCATTAGAGCTACGGGATGAGTTAGAGGATAAAAATAAACAATTTATTGATGTCCGTACTCCTGGGGAATATAGAGTAAACAATATTAAAGGATTTAAAAATATTCCACTTCAACAAATTATGCAAAAAGCGGAGAAAGAAATCTCAAAAGATAAAGAAGTAATTGTTATTTGCCAAAGTGGAATGAGAAGTCAAAACGCAATTAAAATGTTAAAAAAATTAGGATATACTAAAGTGACCAATGTAAAAGGCGGAATGAACGCTTGGAGATCATAA
- a CDS encoding sulfurtransferase TusA family protein — protein sequence MESTKVLDAKGLACPMPIVKTKKTIGEMESGQVLEVHTTDKGAKNDLTAWAKSGGHELLQHEDENGVLKFWIKKG from the coding sequence ATGGAATCAACTAAAGTATTAGATGCAAAAGGGTTAGCTTGCCCAATGCCGATTGTAAAGACAAAAAAAACAATAGGAGAGATGGAATCAGGTCAGGTATTAGAAGTTCATACAACTGATAAAGGGGCTAAAAATGATTTAACTGCTTGGGCTAAATCAGGAGGGCATGAATTATTACAACACGAAGATGAAAACGGAGTGTTGAAATTTTGGATTAAAAAAGGTTGA
- a CDS encoding MBL fold metallo-hydrolase: MAVKVMQTKEVTKKVFNKEELFILDVRNESDFKDWKIEGENFDYLNIPYFELLDGVEEILEKLPATKEILVVCAKEGSSVMVAEMLSEQGLTVSYLQGGMKAWSEHLEPVKIGNLTEGGELHQFVRIGKGCLSYMVISNGEAAIIDATRMTDIFLNFANEMGVKITHVFDTHLHADHISGGRVIAEKTGATYWLPPKDATEVTFEYNALEGGKVVTIGKTEIDIHALYSPGHTIGSTSFVVDGKFLLSGDILFIDSIGRPDLAGMAEDWVADLRESLYSRYRELSEELIVLPAHFMIIDELNEDGSVSERLGTLFEKNHGLNIEDENEFRRLVTENLPPQPNAYQEIRETNMGKISPDLDKQREMEIGPNRCAVR, translated from the coding sequence ATGGCTGTTAAAGTTATGCAGACAAAAGAAGTAACTAAAAAAGTATTTAATAAAGAAGAATTATTTATTCTAGATGTTCGTAACGAAAGTGATTTTAAGGATTGGAAAATTGAAGGGGAAAACTTTGATTATTTAAATATCCCGTATTTTGAATTACTTGATGGAGTGGAAGAAATTTTAGAAAAACTTCCAGCTACAAAAGAAATATTAGTTGTTTGTGCTAAAGAGGGTTCTTCTGTAATGGTGGCAGAGATGCTTTCAGAACAAGGTTTAACTGTTTCTTATTTGCAAGGTGGTATGAAGGCGTGGAGTGAACATTTAGAGCCTGTAAAGATTGGGAATTTAACGGAAGGTGGAGAATTACACCAATTTGTTCGCATCGGAAAAGGTTGTCTATCCTATATGGTGATTTCTAACGGAGAAGCTGCAATTATAGACGCCACTCGTATGACAGATATTTTTCTAAACTTTGCGAATGAAATGGGAGTAAAAATCACACATGTTTTTGATACTCATCTTCATGCAGATCATATTTCAGGAGGAAGAGTCATCGCTGAAAAAACAGGTGCAACATACTGGTTACCTCCAAAAGATGCGACTGAGGTAACTTTTGAATACAACGCTCTAGAAGGCGGCAAAGTAGTGACAATCGGAAAAACAGAAATTGATATTCATGCGCTGTACTCTCCAGGTCACACAATCGGTTCTACATCATTTGTTGTGGATGGGAAATTCCTTCTGTCAGGGGACATCTTATTTATTGATTCAATTGGAAGACCCGATTTAGCAGGAATGGCAGAAGACTGGGTAGCAGATTTACGTGAAAGCCTGTATTCTCGTTACAGAGAACTTTCAGAAGAACTAATTGTACTCCCAGCTCACTTTATGATCATTGATGAACTGAATGAAGACGGTAGTGTATCAGAAAGATTAGGTACATTGTTTGAGAAAAATCATGGTTTAAATATTGAAGACGAAAATGAGTTTAGAAGACTTGTAACAGAGAACCTTCCACCACAACCAAACGCTTATCAAGAAATTCGTGAAACAAATATGGGGAAAATTAGTCCAGACTTAGATAAACAACGTGAGATGGAAATAGGACCAAACCGTTGTGCAGTCCGATAA
- a CDS encoding DsrE/DsrF/DrsH-like family protein — MKQQTAATDKEVAIFFTFEGLNLIHKNEYKQLPMPQGKEHFAQGFANANVPAIPRISCNAQEMGVKFIGCQMTMDVMGSERGAFVDGTEVGGAVTFLEFDKDADATLTFKRVYYFFNQKYTVGGKWIWLLKLCRQKK, encoded by the coding sequence TTGAAACAACAAACAGCAGCAACAGATAAAGAAGTAGCCATTTTCTTTACTTTTGAAGGGTTGAACTTAATTCATAAAAATGAATACAAACAATTACCAATGCCTCAAGGCAAAGAACATTTCGCGCAAGGGTTTGCTAATGCAAATGTACCAGCTATTCCCCGAATTAGTTGCAATGCCCAAGAAATGGGTGTTAAATTCATTGGTTGCCAAATGACAATGGATGTTATGGGATCAGAAAGAGGTGCTTTTGTTGATGGAACTGAAGTAGGAGGAGCAGTAACCTTTTTAGAATTTGATAAAGATGCGGACGCAACACTAACTTTTAAGAGGGTTTATTATTTTTTTAACCAAAAATATACCGTAGGGGGTAAATGGATATGGCTGTTAAAGTTATGCAGACAAAAGAAGTAA
- a CDS encoding sulfurtransferase TusA family protein — MESLKTDFLLDAKGLACPMPIVRTKKAMNDLQAGQVLEVQATDKGSKADIQAWANSAGHHYLGTIEEDNVLKHYLRKSSNDASIERKHPNVTSNEALEKKLETNENIVVLDVREEAEYAFNHIPNAVSIPLGELELRLNELKADDEIYVVCRTGNRSDLAAQKLAEKGFDNVINVVPGMSAWTGKSDSLIK; from the coding sequence ATGGAATCATTAAAAACAGATTTTTTATTAGATGCAAAAGGGTTAGCTTGCCCAATGCCAATCGTAAGAACAAAAAAAGCAATGAATGATTTACAAGCAGGTCAGGTCTTAGAAGTTCAAGCAACAGATAAGGGCTCAAAAGCTGATATTCAAGCATGGGCTAATAGTGCTGGTCATCATTATCTTGGCACAATTGAAGAAGACAATGTATTAAAACATTATTTAAGAAAATCATCTAATGATGCTTCAATTGAAAGAAAACATCCCAATGTAACTAGCAATGAAGCACTTGAAAAGAAGCTAGAAACGAATGAAAATATCGTGGTTCTTGATGTAAGGGAAGAAGCTGAATATGCATTTAATCATATACCTAATGCGGTTTCGATTCCGTTAGGAGAATTAGAATTGCGTTTAAACGAATTAAAAGCAGATGATGAAATCTATGTGGTATGTCGCACAGGTAACCGTAGTGATCTTGCTGCTCAAAAGTTAGCTGAAAAGGGTTTTGATAATGTGATTAATGTGGTTCCAGGCATGAGTGCTTGGACAGGAAAATCGGATTCTTTAATCAAATAG
- a CDS encoding cytochrome ubiquinol oxidase subunit I, protein MDFDTVTISRLITAMTLLFHIIFATLGVGVPLFISIAELVGIRKQDKHYELLAKRWSRGFVITVAIGVVTGTAIALQLSLVWPNFMQLAGNVIALPLFMEVFAFFFEAIFLGIYLYTWDRFKGKYTHWLLTLPVVIGAGMSAVFITTVNSFMNSPNGFTMVDGEFVAVNPLKAMLNPSSPTRIFHVLGGSYLTVAAILATIAAIALIRNKGACEYHKKALKMTVIAMFIFSVITALAGDVSAKYLAKHQTEKLAAAEWLFESEENADLLLFGWLNKDNEIVGAIRVPGFLSFLAHGDFMSEVTGLEATKEEERPPLIIHYLFDSMVSIGFFLLGISFIYIVLSRLKRWNVHSKLMLWLLAISGPLAMLAVELGWLFAELGRQPWIVRGYMTVNEAATSSPYIVHMFFLFLALYIVLGTLFTITLRKLFKDNPVEVELEKHYPEWKEGIEK, encoded by the coding sequence ATGGATTTTGATACGGTCACGATTAGTAGATTGATTACAGCAATGACCCTGCTTTTTCATATAATCTTTGCAACACTTGGGGTAGGAGTACCATTGTTTATTTCAATAGCTGAATTAGTCGGTATTAGAAAACAAGACAAGCATTATGAATTGCTAGCGAAAAGATGGTCAAGAGGCTTTGTAATAACTGTTGCAATTGGAGTAGTGACTGGAACAGCCATTGCTCTACAGTTATCTTTAGTCTGGCCAAACTTTATGCAGCTTGCAGGGAATGTAATTGCATTGCCGTTATTTATGGAAGTTTTTGCGTTTTTCTTTGAAGCTATTTTCTTGGGGATTTATTTATATACTTGGGATCGGTTTAAAGGGAAGTATACACATTGGCTATTAACGCTACCGGTCGTTATCGGTGCGGGAATGTCTGCGGTCTTTATAACGACAGTAAATTCGTTTATGAACTCGCCTAATGGATTTACGATGGTGGATGGGGAATTTGTTGCTGTTAATCCATTAAAAGCAATGTTAAATCCATCATCTCCAACTAGAATTTTTCACGTATTGGGAGGTTCGTATTTAACTGTAGCCGCTATTTTAGCAACTATTGCCGCAATTGCGTTAATAAGGAACAAAGGTGCTTGTGAATATCATAAAAAAGCATTAAAAATGACGGTTATTGCTATGTTTATATTTTCGGTAATTACTGCATTAGCCGGTGATGTGTCAGCAAAATATTTAGCAAAACATCAGACTGAGAAACTAGCTGCCGCAGAATGGCTTTTTGAGTCAGAGGAGAATGCTGATCTTCTCCTTTTTGGATGGTTGAATAAGGATAATGAAATCGTTGGAGCGATTCGCGTACCAGGATTTCTAAGCTTTTTAGCACATGGTGACTTTATGAGCGAGGTAACTGGATTGGAAGCAACGAAAGAAGAGGAAAGACCCCCATTAATCATACACTATCTATTTGATTCAATGGTATCCATTGGTTTCTTCTTATTAGGTATTTCATTTATATATATTGTTTTAAGCAGACTTAAACGCTGGAATGTGCACAGTAAATTAATGCTTTGGCTACTTGCGATAAGTGGACCGCTTGCAATGTTAGCTGTAGAACTTGGATGGCTTTTTGCAGAATTAGGAAGGCAGCCTTGGATAGTAAGAGGATATATGACGGTTAATGAGGCAGCAACTTCTTCTCCTTATATCGTGCATATGTTTTTTCTATTTCTAGCATTGTATATAGTGCTCGGTACATTATTTACGATAACCTTGCGAAAATTATTTAAAGACAATCCAGTAGAAGTGGAGTTAGAGAAGCATTACCCTGAATGGAAAGAGGGGATTGAAAAATGA
- a CDS encoding cytochrome d ubiquinol oxidase subunit II has product MSYEVIGITVLWLFLYGYLIVASIDFGAGFFAYYAKITKQDHIINQIISRYLSPVWEVTNVFLVFFFVGIVGFFPSTAYYYGSSLLVPASFGIILLAIRGSFYAFENYGSKQSNVYMFLYGATGLFIPASLSVALTISEGGYISELNGQVSLKYLELFTSSLAWSIVALAIVSVLFISASFITYYASRAKDIAALQLVRKWALFWATPTIIMALTTMIALSQRNQVNYENMLDLWWIFGLSMGFFIIGISLLYIGRNYGIAFIAIMLQFLFAFFGYGMAKYPYLLYPYINIEDSVTNTSMAMALIIAFIGGLLLLIPSLILLMRLFLFDADYAKGKK; this is encoded by the coding sequence ATGAGCTATGAAGTAATTGGAATTACCGTTTTGTGGCTGTTTTTATACGGTTATCTCATTGTAGCATCGATTGATTTTGGAGCAGGTTTTTTTGCATACTATGCAAAGATTACGAAGCAAGATCATATCATTAATCAAATTATTTCACGCTATTTATCGCCTGTTTGGGAAGTTACGAATGTGTTTTTAGTTTTCTTTTTTGTGGGAATCGTCGGTTTTTTCCCGTCTACGGCATATTATTATGGATCCTCTTTACTTGTGCCTGCAAGTTTTGGGATTATCTTGCTAGCAATTCGAGGTTCCTTTTATGCTTTTGAAAATTATGGTTCAAAACAAAGTAATGTTTATATGTTTCTATATGGAGCTACAGGGCTATTCATCCCGGCATCGTTATCGGTCGCCTTAACGATTTCAGAAGGAGGATATATTTCTGAACTGAACGGTCAAGTTTCGTTAAAGTATTTAGAATTATTTACCAGTTCGTTAGCATGGAGTATTGTTGCGTTAGCTATTGTTTCTGTTTTATTTATTAGTGCAAGCTTTATCACCTATTATGCATCAAGAGCAAAAGATATAGCAGCACTTCAGTTAGTACGTAAATGGGCATTATTTTGGGCAACACCAACCATTATTATGGCGTTGACAACGATGATTGCTTTAAGTCAGAGAAACCAGGTCAACTATGAAAATATGTTGGATTTATGGTGGATATTTGGCTTATCAATGGGCTTTTTCATCATTGGGATTAGCCTATTATATATAGGCAGAAATTATGGTATTGCATTTATTGCTATTATGCTGCAGTTCCTCTTTGCCTTTTTCGGATACGGAATGGCTAAGTATCCCTATTTGCTCTATCCATACATCAATATTGAAGATAGTGTTACAAATACATCTATGGCAATGGCGCTTATAATTGCCTTTATTGGGGGACTTTTATTATTAATTCCTTCCCTAATCTTATTGATGCGCCTCTTTTTATTTGATGCAGATTATGCCAAAGGAAAAAAATGA
- a CDS encoding sulfite exporter TauE/SafE family protein, whose amino-acid sequence MDINFIITIFTIGFIGSFLSGMLGIGGAIINYPMLLYIPVILGVGHFTSHEVSVITAIQVFFATLGGVWAYRSGGYLNKTLIVNMGISVLIGSFIGGMSSTHMSDSGINIVYGILAIIAVILMFVPKKEIDANRLEQVKFNKWLAASFAFIVGVGSGIVGAGGAFLLVPIMLVLLKIPTRMTIASSLAITLISSIGTVSGKISTGHVPILPSLILVVASLIASPIGANVGKKVNTRVLQGIMGILILATAVKTWMEIL is encoded by the coding sequence ATGGATATTAATTTCATCATCACTATTTTCACAATTGGCTTTATCGGTTCCTTTCTTTCTGGAATGTTAGGAATAGGAGGAGCCATTATAAATTATCCAATGTTATTATATATTCCAGTAATTTTAGGGGTGGGTCATTTTACATCACATGAAGTTTCAGTAATTACAGCCATCCAAGTGTTCTTTGCGACACTTGGTGGTGTTTGGGCTTATCGTAGTGGCGGATATTTAAATAAAACATTAATTGTTAATATGGGAATTAGCGTTTTAATCGGGAGTTTTATTGGGGGCATGAGTTCCACTCACATGTCGGATAGTGGAATTAATATCGTATATGGCATTTTAGCTATTATTGCTGTTATTTTAATGTTTGTACCTAAAAAAGAGATCGATGCTAACCGTTTAGAACAAGTCAAGTTTAATAAATGGCTAGCTGCTTCATTTGCCTTTATCGTAGGTGTGGGGTCAGGTATTGTAGGTGCGGGAGGAGCATTCTTATTAGTTCCTATCATGCTTGTCCTATTAAAAATACCAACAAGAATGACCATTGCATCATCCTTAGCCATTACACTTATTTCATCAATAGGAACTGTCTCAGGAAAAATCTCAACAGGCCATGTACCGATATTGCCTTCTCTTATTTTGGTTGTTGCCAGTCTGATTGCTTCACCTATAGGAGCTAACGTTGGAAAAAAGGTCAATACAAGGGTCTTACAAGGAATAATGGGAATTTTAATTTTAGCAACAGCAGTGAAGACTTGGATGGAAATATTATAA
- a CDS encoding metal-sensitive transcriptional regulator, which translates to MEYNEQMKNRVKRIEGQLRGILRMMEENKDCKDVITQLSATRAAIDRTIGVVVSSNLVECVRNAEENGEKNTEDLVKEAVNLLVKSR; encoded by the coding sequence ATGGAGTACAATGAGCAAATGAAAAATAGAGTAAAACGTATTGAAGGCCAACTTAGAGGAATTTTAAGGATGATGGAAGAAAACAAAGACTGTAAGGATGTTATAACTCAGCTATCTGCAACACGTGCTGCTATTGATCGGACAATTGGTGTTGTGGTTAGTTCTAATTTAGTAGAGTGTGTGCGCAATGCAGAAGAAAATGGAGAAAAAAACACAGAAGATTTAGTAAAAGAAGCTGTAAATCTGCTTGTGAAAAGTAGATAA
- a CDS encoding rhodanese-like domain-containing protein — MKQLTAKEVEKLLREGKVLNIIDVREVDEVATGKIPGAIHIPLGLVEFRMHELDKSKEYIMVCRSGGRSGQASRFLEDHGFKVINMTGGMLAWEGETK, encoded by the coding sequence ATGAAACAATTAACTGCAAAAGAAGTAGAGAAACTTTTAAGAGAAGGTAAAGTGTTAAATATTATTGATGTTCGAGAAGTTGATGAAGTTGCAACTGGTAAGATCCCAGGAGCCATTCATATCCCACTAGGGTTAGTAGAATTCCGTATGCATGAATTAGATAAATCTAAAGAATATATCATGGTTTGCCGTTCTGGTGGAAGAAGTGGTCAAGCAAGTCGATTTCTCGAAGATCATGGATTTAAAGTAATAAATATGACTGGTGGAATGCTTGCATGGGAAGGCGAGACGAAGTAA